Genomic DNA from Candidatus Cloacimonadota bacterium:
ATTCTGTTCAATGATGCAGTTCCACGCTGGTAAAGATTCACGATCCAGCCGACTGCGATGACAGGCCAGATGATCAGGTGAAGATAGCTGTTGAAGGCAACGAATTCCCCAATCGTGATCTCTCTCAGGATTGTCTTTGTTCCTCCAATATAGAGTGTTAAGAGCAGGCTGATGCCAATGATCGCAAACATAAGCGGAAAGAACATACCCCATATTTTAACCAGCTTGATGTTCTGGTCGACCAAATCTTCAGCAACTGTGCCGATACGGTCTTCATATGCTTTTTCGCGAACAAAGGATTTGATAATTCGAATCCCGGATATGGTTTCCTGCACCCTGTCTGAAAGGTGAGCGAAAGTAGTTTGAACTTTTTTAAATAATCTATGAACTTTTTTACCGAAATATATCATGACAAAGGTAACGATTGGTAGAGGTATTATGACGAACAGCGTCATTTTAAAGTTGATATTACTCATGAGCAAGAGCGAAGCGATCGTGACAAAGACGACATCGAAAATCAGCACAACACCGATACCAAAGAGCATTCGTACAGCATTCAGATCGTTCGTTGCATATGCCATAAGATCACCGGTATTGTGATCCTGGAAAAATCGTGGTGAAAGTTTTTGTAGATGCTCGTAATAGTCGTTTCGAATTTTTTTCTCAATCTTGAAAGAATTCGTAATAAGAAAAATCCGCCATAGAAAGCGCAAAACTGCCATGATAAGTGCCAGTCCGAAAATAATGCCAGCATAAACTAAGATTGTATTCGTTGTGAATTCCGGTTTGTGCAGATAATCGATCACATGCTGGATGATCTTTGGAACAACCATCTGGATAGCATCAACGATTATTAGGCATAGAACGCCTAGCGCAATGCTTTTTTTATAGCGTTTTAGATAGGAGATGATCAACTTCAGGTTCTTCATAGTACAAGGTGCTTTTTGAGATATTTTACGGAAGTGCGTCCAGTAATTTTTTTGCTTCAGCTCCCCAATTGGAGTTCGTGCCATAGCGCTCGATCACATTCTTATAGAAGAGCCGGGCTTTATCGAATTTCTGCAATTTTTCGTATGCCATTGCTATCTTGATGTTTGCATTAACATACCACTGGTCGAGAAAATTGTAATCATACACAATCTTAAGAAGTGTTTCGATTGCCTGGTCATACTCTTTCATGCCGTAATAGGATTCCCCTATCCAGTAGATGATTTCAGCTTTTATTTCACTGTCTGTAAACTGATCCTGAATTGTTTTAAAGAGTTGTATTGCCTTTCTATATTCTTTGTCCATGTAGTAACAGTATGAAATCTCAAAGATGGTTTGAGGCGTCATTTCTGGAGATCCAAACCGATCGATGAGCATTTGATATGCTTCGATTGCCAGCATCCATTCCCCCATTGCTTTGCATGTTAGGGCAAAATTCTCGATCGCCTGCATCGCATACGTTCCTTCAGTATCTTGCTGGATAACCTTCTGGTAATAGTCCAGGGCATCCTTGAAGTTTCCTTCACTGAAGTTCATTGAACCGAGTTTCAGGTATACATTATATTTGAGTGGTGAATCCGGGAAATTCTGTAAAAGAGTAGTTAGATATGTATCTGCTTCATCGAATTTCTCGTTGCCAAGCGCCATGATCGCAAGTTCAAGATACGCATCATCAGTATATTCTGTAGAAGAATAATCATCAATGACTTCTTCAAATAACTTCTGTGCTTTCTTTTGGTCGAGTTGCGAATAGTAGATACCTCGTTCCAAAGTGATGTGTGCTTGGACCTCATCGTTATCTTTGATAATTGATTTATAATATTTTTCAAATGCTTCTGCCTGTGTCCGATTCTTTGATCTATAATATGCTACAATTGTGTTCTCTGCAATTCGAGCCCAATCAAGATATGAAAAACTCTGGAAAGGATCCTTATAACTTTCAGTAAGATTAAATATTTTTGTATAGTTAGCAAGTGCACTACTTATATCTTCAATACTCATATAGAGTTCTGCAAGATGCTCTGTATCAACAAGCATTGTATCCTCAGCCACGTTCAGGCTGATGATCCTGCTGTACTGAAGGATCGCATAGCTGATATTTCCCTGTGCTTCATAGATTTCAGCAAGTATGTACCTGTCTTTTTTACTCAGATCTTCGATCTTCATTGAAACATCGAGTGCTTTTTCAAACTTGTCTTGATTAATATAAAGATTTCTCAGTGTTCGCAGAAGTGCATCGGTCGGAGCTTTCTCAGCAAGTGTTGCATAGATTGCGATGGCTTTTTCAGTTTCGTTCAGTGTTATATAGGTCGATGCAAGGAGGTTCAGTACATCTAGATATTTTTCTTGTTCCGGATAGTTTTGCACATAATAGTCTAAGTATAGTACACTTTGGGAATAAGATTTGAGTTGGTAATAGACAAATCCGACATTAAAAAGCAATTGCGGATCAGCAGATAGGGTTTTTTCATCAATCTTCTGATATTGATTCCTTGCAGCTATATATCCTTCATTCTCAAGATAGAGATCACCAAGATATTGATACGCTTCGTTTCGAATATTGGCATCTCCTGTAAGTGACGCTGCTTTCTGGAGATAGGTTATTGTCTGTTCATCTTTTTTATCATTTTGGATTAGTGCTTTTCCAAGATTAAAATAGACTGTTCCAATTTTCGGAAAGGTTGGATATATTTCTATGAAATAGAGAGATAATTGTTGGAGGGAGTTCAAGTAATCATCACTCATGGGATCGAGAAAACGTACTTTAAGAGGAATTAAATAATATTCTGCGTATGCTTTTTCGGGAATATCATGATAATTATCAACGATCGATCCGAATAATTGCTGAGCTTGAGCTTTATATTTATCTGCATCATCATCTTCGCCTAATGATGCCTTGTCGGCTAATTTAAGGTAAATCTCACCTTTCAGTAAAATGAGACCTGGATCACTGACAAAAAGCGGATCACTTTCAATCAGCTCAAGCGCTTTATCGAACTCTTTGAGATCGTTTGTATATATTTCAATTAAGGATGTTATGGTAGCAATATAATCGTTTGATCGAACAAACTGAGCAAAGGTTTGCACAAGATTATCCAATGCTTGTCCTTCATTTTTCTGTTTATAATTTTCAATATATGCGAGCATTTTTGTTGCCCTGTCTCTTTCATTTTCAGGAAGAGAGTGTGTTGCTAATGCTTTTTTGTAATAATCAGCAGCTTCATCATAATTATTACGTTCTGTACTGCAACAAGCCAATTCAAGATA
This window encodes:
- a CDS encoding ABC transporter ATP-binding protein, with product MKNLKLIISYLKRYKKSIALGVLCLIIVDAIQMVVPKIIQHVIDYLHKPEFTTNTILVYAGIIFGLALIMAVLRFLWRIFLITNSFKIEKKIRNDYYEHLQKLSPRFFQDHNTGDLMAYATNDLNAVRMLFGIGVVLIFDVVFVTIASLLLMSNINFKMTLFVIIPLPIVTFVMIYFGKKVHRLFKKVQTTFAHLSDRVQETISGIRIIKSFVREKAYEDRIGTVAEDLVDQNIKLVKIWGMFFPLMFAIIGISLLLTLYIGGTKTILREITIGEFVAFNSYLHLIIWPVIAVGWIVNLYQRGTASLNRIQDIMHTKPEIIDEPDIVDPSITEIKGEITIKNLTYSYPDTEIEVLKGIDFNVKPGETLAIVGRTGEGKSTIVKLLTRMFNPPKNQIYLDDHEIYQVPLRTLRDSIAVVTQEIFLFASSVQENIQFGNEDVTMDDIIEIAEISQFHNDIKEFEMEFDSIVGERGVSLSGGQKQRLALSRALIKNAPILILDDAFSSVDTETEEIILKNIRVSQKGKTVLMIAHRISTMQHADKIIVLSDGKVAEQGTHESLLKQNGIYTDIYKRQKLREELEL
- a CDS encoding tetratricopeptide repeat protein is translated as MKKIILIICIIFVSFVLDAGVQEEFDFAKKMYDDTLYEEAIGKFQDIIQKYSNSTLAEEAQFYLGNSYMELEQYVNASFAYKRLLEDHPNTTLYPQTVYKLAESLFQSRNYFEAAQFYQDLIYNYPQSPYALQSLDKIIVSLKNAGMYNEAILISMDIIESFSGKAQISSILLSLASVYELHNMPDEYEQTLLTIINQYPQSDEKWKAIQELSQYYYENKMQDKALQLLKDGLTESIPRMYQQSLLLLYAELLYKNGDRQEALEQNKEFYRKFDTYPQRDEIADKIASLEFALNRYGNTIVTCKEFQNNFPKSSYLSHIQYIQAYAEYNLKNYDQALEILDIIDFEATRITIQKDIYQLRAKIYLKKNDYPFAISTYLDIIKRYPHITSVDSIYYEIGQLYQNYLKDYEAAINYYFVIVTTFPESDLRGKTYLELACCSTERNNYDEAADYYKKALATHSLPENERDRATKMLAYIENYKQKNEGQALDNLVQTFAQFVRSNDYIATITSLIEIYTNDLKEFDKALELIESDPLFVSDPGLILLKGEIYLKLADKASLGEDDDADKYKAQAQQLFGSIVDNYHDIPEKAYAEYYLIPLKVRFLDPMSDDYLNSLQQLSLYFIEIYPTFPKIGTVYFNLGKALIQNDKKDEQTITYLQKAASLTGDANIRNEAYQYLGDLYLENEGYIAARNQYQKIDEKTLSADPQLLFNVGFVYYQLKSYSQSVLYLDYYVQNYPEQEKYLDVLNLLASTYITLNETEKAIAIYATLAEKAPTDALLRTLRNLYINQDKFEKALDVSMKIEDLSKKDRYILAEIYEAQGNISYAILQYSRIISLNVAEDTMLVDTEHLAELYMSIEDISSALANYTKIFNLTESYKDPFQSFSYLDWARIAENTIVAYYRSKNRTQAEAFEKYYKSIIKDNDEVQAHITLERGIYYSQLDQKKAQKLFEEVIDDYSSTEYTDDAYLELAIMALGNEKFDEADTYLTTLLQNFPDSPLKYNVYLKLGSMNFSEGNFKDALDYYQKVIQQDTEGTYAMQAIENFALTCKAMGEWMLAIEAYQMLIDRFGSPEMTPQTIFEISYCYYMDKEYRKAIQLFKTIQDQFTDSEIKAEIIYWIGESYYGMKEYDQAIETLLKIVYDYNFLDQWYVNANIKIAMAYEKLQKFDKARLFYKNVIERYGTNSNWGAEAKKLLDALP